The Lutra lutra chromosome 10, mLutLut1.2, whole genome shotgun sequence genome contains a region encoding:
- the SYT12 gene encoding synaptotagmin-12 isoform X1 yields the protein MAMDVAEYHLSVIKSPPGWEVGVYTAGALALLGIAAVSLWKLWTSGSFPSPSPFPNYDYRYLQQKYGETYAEAKQKRVPAWNAPRASTRGPPSRKGSLSIEDTFESISELGPLELMGRELDLAPYGTLHKSQSADSLNSISSVSNTFGQDFTLGQVEVRMDYDTASHTLHVAVLQGKDLLEREEAGFESCFMRVSLLPDEQIVGISRIQRNAYSIFFDEKFSIPLDPAALEEKSLRFSVFGIDEDERKVSTGVVELKLSVLDLPLQPFSGWLYLQDQNKAADAVGEILLSLSYLPTAERLTVVVVKAKNLIWTNDKTTADPFVKVYLLQDGRKMSKKKTAVKRDDPNPVFNEAMIFSVPAIVLQDLSLRVTVAESSSDGRGDNVGHVIIGPSASGMGTTHWNQMLATLRRPVSMWHPVRRN from the exons ATGGCCATGGACGTGGCTGAATACCACCTGAGCG TCATCAAGAGCCCCCCTGGCTGGGAGGTGGGTGTCTACACTGCTGGGGCCCTGGCACTGCTGGGAATTGCAGCTGTGAGCCTGTGGAAGCTCTGGACATCGGGGagcttccccagcccctccccgtTCCCAAACTATGACTACAGGTACCTTCAACAGAAGTACGGGGAGACCTACGCAGAGGCCAAGCAGAAG AGAGTGCCTGCCTGGAATGCCCCACGGGCCAGCACGCGGGGACCACCCAGCCGCAAAGGCAGCCTCAGCATTGAGGACACCTTTGAGAGCATCAGCGAGCTGGGACCGCTGGAGCTGATGGGCCGGGAGCTGGACCTGGCCCCCTACGGGACCCTCCACAAGTCGCAGTCGGCTGACTCGCTGAACTCCATCTCCTCCGTGAGCAACACCTTCGGGCAGGACTTCACACTGGGCCAGGTGGAGGTGAGGATGGACTACGACACGGCCTCGCACACCCTCCACGTGGCCGTGCTGCAGGGCAAGGACCTCCTGGAGCGGGAAGAAGCCGGCTTCGAGTCCTGCTTCATGCGAGTTAGCCTGCTGCCCGACGAGCAGATCGTGGGCATCTCCCGG aTCCAGAGGAATGCCTACTCCATCTTCTTTGATGAGAAGTTCTCCATCCCCCTGGACCCTGCCGCCCTGGAGGAGAAGAGCCTGCGGTTTTCTGTGTTTGGCATCGATGAAGACGAGCGGAAGGTCAGCACGGGCGTGGTTGAGCTGAAGCTCTCTGTCCTCGACCTCCCCCTGCAGCCCTTCAGCGGCTGGCTCTACCTCCAGGACCAGAACAAG GCTGCTGATGCTGTGGGTGAGATCTTGCTGTCCCTGAGCTACCTCCCAACAGCTGAGCGCCTCACGGTCGTGGTGGTGAAAGCCAAAAATCTCATCTGGACCAATGACAAGACCACAGCAG ACCCCTTTGTCAAGGTGTACCTGCTTCAGGATGGGAGGAAGATGAGCAAAAAGAAGACGGCTGTGAAGAGGGATGACCCCAACCCGGTGTTCAACGAAGCCATGATCTTCTCGGTGCCAGCCATCGTGCTCCAG GACCTGTCTCTCCGTGTGACAGTGGCTGAGAGCAGCAGCGACGGCCGAGGGGACAACGTGGGCCATGTCATCATTGGGCCGTCTGCCAGTGGCATGGGCACCACGCACTGGAACCAGATGCTGGCCACTCTGCGTAGGCCCGTGTCCATGTGGCACCCTGTTCGGCGAAACTAG
- the SYT12 gene encoding synaptotagmin-12 isoform X2, protein MGRELDLAPYGTLHKSQSADSLNSISSVSNTFGQDFTLGQVEVRMDYDTASHTLHVAVLQGKDLLEREEAGFESCFMRVSLLPDEQIVGISRIQRNAYSIFFDEKFSIPLDPAALEEKSLRFSVFGIDEDERKVSTGVVELKLSVLDLPLQPFSGWLYLQDQNKAADAVGEILLSLSYLPTAERLTVVVVKAKNLIWTNDKTTADPFVKVYLLQDGRKMSKKKTAVKRDDPNPVFNEAMIFSVPAIVLQDLSLRVTVAESSSDGRGDNVGHVIIGPSASGMGTTHWNQMLATLRRPVSMWHPVRRN, encoded by the exons ATGGGCCGGGAGCTGGACCTGGCCCCCTACGGGACCCTCCACAAGTCGCAGTCGGCTGACTCGCTGAACTCCATCTCCTCCGTGAGCAACACCTTCGGGCAGGACTTCACACTGGGCCAGGTGGAGGTGAGGATGGACTACGACACGGCCTCGCACACCCTCCACGTGGCCGTGCTGCAGGGCAAGGACCTCCTGGAGCGGGAAGAAGCCGGCTTCGAGTCCTGCTTCATGCGAGTTAGCCTGCTGCCCGACGAGCAGATCGTGGGCATCTCCCGG aTCCAGAGGAATGCCTACTCCATCTTCTTTGATGAGAAGTTCTCCATCCCCCTGGACCCTGCCGCCCTGGAGGAGAAGAGCCTGCGGTTTTCTGTGTTTGGCATCGATGAAGACGAGCGGAAGGTCAGCACGGGCGTGGTTGAGCTGAAGCTCTCTGTCCTCGACCTCCCCCTGCAGCCCTTCAGCGGCTGGCTCTACCTCCAGGACCAGAACAAG GCTGCTGATGCTGTGGGTGAGATCTTGCTGTCCCTGAGCTACCTCCCAACAGCTGAGCGCCTCACGGTCGTGGTGGTGAAAGCCAAAAATCTCATCTGGACCAATGACAAGACCACAGCAG ACCCCTTTGTCAAGGTGTACCTGCTTCAGGATGGGAGGAAGATGAGCAAAAAGAAGACGGCTGTGAAGAGGGATGACCCCAACCCGGTGTTCAACGAAGCCATGATCTTCTCGGTGCCAGCCATCGTGCTCCAG GACCTGTCTCTCCGTGTGACAGTGGCTGAGAGCAGCAGCGACGGCCGAGGGGACAACGTGGGCCATGTCATCATTGGGCCGTCTGCCAGTGGCATGGGCACCACGCACTGGAACCAGATGCTGGCCACTCTGCGTAGGCCCGTGTCCATGTGGCACCCTGTTCGGCGAAACTAG